In the genome of Luteitalea pratensis, the window CGCGTCAGGTCGAGGGTGACGATGCGTTGGCGGCCGGACGCGGCGAGCCGGGTGATCAGGCCGTGACCGATCTCCCCGCCCGCCCCCGTGATGAGGACGACAGGCTTGCGCAGCATGGGTGGCTTTCAGAGAAGCCCGCGGGCCCCGAGGGCGTCCTCGAGCTGGTCCACGAGCGTGTCGAGCAGCGCGCCGACGGCGCCGACCGTCGACCGATCCGCCAGGTCGATGCCCGCGCGCTGCAACAGCGTCATCGGATAGTCGCTCCCACCAGCCGCGAGCAGGTCCAGGTAGCGCGCGATCGTCCCTTCCCGGGTTGCCGCGTCGGCATCGCGCAGCCCCACCAGCAGGCGGGCGCTCGACGCGTAACACGTGGCGTACTGATACACATAGTACGGCGAGCCGAAAAAATGCGGGATGCGCGCCCACGTCAACCGCGACAGGGGGTCGTAGTCGATCGCGTCGCCGTGGTAGGCGCGCAGCGTCGTGTCGTAGAGGGTACTGAGGACGTCGGCGGTGACCGGTTCCCCCGCCTCGACGAGGCGATGCGCCTGCAGTTCCCAATCGGCAAACATCACCTGCGTGAAGAACGTGCCAGTGATGCCATCGATGGCGTGCTGGAGGAGGACGATACGCTCGAGTGGATCGGTCGCGTGCGAGAGCCGGTAGTCGAGCAGGAGCGCCTCGCTCAGCGTCGACGGCACCTCGGCGACGAAGATGGTGTAGTCGGAGTACACGAATGGCTGGCGCTCGTGCGACAGCACCGTGTGCATGGAGTGTCCCATCTCGTGCGCGAGCGTGAAGGCGGCATCGAGTGTGTCGTTGTAGTTCATGAGCACGTACGGGTGGACGCCGTACACCGGCGCCGAGTAGGCACCCGAGCGCTTGCCGTCGTTCTCGTAGATGTCCACCCAGCGGCTTTCGAAGCCGGCGGCAAGGCGCTGCTGGTACTGCCGGCCGAGCGGCGCGACGGATGCCACGATCCACTCCACCACCTGCTGATACGGGTAGTGCTCGGTGAAGTCCACCAGCGGGATCGACCCGTCGTACAGGTGATACGTGTCGAGCCTGAGCGCGCGGCGCCGCAGCTTCTCGTACCGCTGGTAGGCCGAGATGTTGGCGCGCGCCGAGGCGATCAGGTTCTCGACGACGGCAACGGGGATGTTGTCGCCGTGGAGAGCGGCCTCGAGCGTCGATGCGTAGCCGCGCGCACGCGCCTGGTACCAGTCGCGCTGCAGGACGCCGTTGTACAGCGCCGCATACGTGTTGAGCGACACCTCGAAGGCGCCGTGGTGCGCCTCGAAGGCACGGGCCCGATCGGTCTGCACCCTGTTGGTCGCGAGCAGCGCCCGATAGCGCGCATAGGTGACCTGCACCTTCTCGCCGGTAGTGAGTTCGATCGTCGCAAAGCGCATGTCCGCTGTCGAGAGCGCTTCGTATGCATCGTCGGGGACCCGCGTGAGTTGCGTGGCGAGCGAGAGCAGGTGCTCGCCACGCTCGTCGAGGACGTGTTCCTGCTGCCGGAACAGCGATTCGATCATGAAGCGATAGAGCGCCAGCCCGCTGTCGGCATCCATCCAGCCGCGCAGCGTCTCGAGTGGCAGCGCGAGGACCTCGGGGTTGAACCACGCCGTCGACTGCCGCCACTGTGCGAACAGCAGTTGCACCTGCTGGCGCCTGGCCCCGATCTGGTTGTCGCGTTGATCCTCGTCGTGCGCGAGGGACGCGAAGTACCACACCTTGTAGGCCAGCTGGCCCATGGTGTCGCTCTCGCGCAACGCGTCGAGCAGCGCCGCGGCGCCGCCGGCGAGCGTACCCTTGCGCGCGCCGTAGGCCTGGACGCGCCGTTCCAGGTCGTCATACGCCTCGCGCCATGCTTCCCATGACGTGAAGATGTCGGCCAGGTTCCAGCGCTCGGGCTCAGGGACGTCGGGACGGGCACGAGAACCAGCGGGGGCCGAGGCGAAGGTGGTGTCGAACAAGAGGCCGGGCACGGGAGCAGTCACGCCGGCGATCCTACCGGAACCGGAACAGGCCGGGCTACACTTGCGCCGCAATATGGCCTGGGTGAGGGCGGCTCTGCTGGCAGCCCGGCGAGGCGTCCGACGTCCACGACCCGAGGGACGATTCAGAGACGAGGATGCAACGTGGATCGCAACGACTACATCCTGTTCAGCGGTGGGGCCCCCGGGGCCGAGGCCGAGTTCGGCGCGCAAGCGGAGCGGTACGGCATCGAGGAGGTGAACTTCGGCTTCGAAGGACACATCACGGTCCGCAACCGCGGCCTGCGCATCCTCAACCACGAAGAGCTGAAGGCGGGCGACGTGAGCCTCGCGTACGTGTCGCAGCTCATGAATCGCCGCTACTCGGACACGCCGACGTTCCGCAAGGTCCTGCAGAGCATCTGGTACCAGGTCAACGCCGGGCAGGACATCTTCGTCGTCGGCACGATCCTGCCCGACACCCATGTCAAGGGCGGCACCGGATGGGGCGCGGAGTTCGCCAAACTCTGCAACAAGCCACTGCACGTCTACGATCAGGAGAAGGACACCTGGTTCACGTGGGATGAGCGGCAGTGGGTGGCGCGCACGGGCTCGGACCTGCCGACGATTCAGCACGCGCACTTCACGGGCACCGGCACACGCACTCTGACCGACGCGGGCAAGACAGCCATTTCCGCACTGTTCGAGCGGTCCTTCCAGGCGTGACCGGCATGGGTGCGCGCCTGCTGCTGGCGGGACTGCTGCTGGCGGGCTGGGCGCCCGCACACGCGCAGCAGTCTGCGCCGCTCACGCCACAAGCCCTCGATGCGGCCCTGGCCGCCGCGCCGCAAGGCGCCGACGCGGAACGGCTGGCCGACCGCGTCCGCGAATGGTTCGGTGGCAGCCAACGCCTGCTCGCCGGATCGGCGGCGCCGAAGATCGAGAGTCTGCAGGTCGCCTGGGCGATCGAGGTGCCAGCCGGGGCCACCACCGACACGGACGTACCGATCGTCGAGTCAGACGCCGTGCACTTCACGCGCCGGCTGACGCGCATCGGCACGACGAGTGTCTACGCGACTGTCGCCTCGCTGGCGCATGGTGATGCGTTCACGTGGCATTTCACGCAAGGCACGCGTCGGCTCGGTGGCGGTCAACTCGAGGTCTACGAGACGCATGCCGATAGCGTCGAACACTCGGGAGTTCCGCGAGGCGTCGTGACGCAGCAGGCGCCGTGGAAGAGCACCATCTTCGATGGCACCACGCGCGACTGGTGGGTCTACGTGCCCGCGCAGTACACGGCCGGCACACCGGCGGCGGTGATGGTGTTCCAGGACGGCGCGGGGGTGCGGACCTTCGTCCCCACCGTGTTCGACAACCTGATCGCCCGTGGCGAGATGCCGGTGACCGTGGGCATCTTCATCGAACCGGGTGTCTTTGCCGACGGCCGGCGCAATCGCAGCGTCGAGTACGACACGCTGTCGGACAAGTACGCGCGCTTTCTCCTCGAGGAGATCCTGCCGGCAGTCGAGAAGACGGTGGCGCTGCGCCACGACGCCGCGGGCCGTGCCATCGCCGGCGCCAGCAGCGGCGGCATCTGCGCGTTCACCGCGGCCTGGGAGCGCCCCGACGCCTTCGGCAAGGTCGTGTCCTGGATCGGCAGCTTCACGAACATCGCCAGCGGCACGTCGTTGCGGGAGGGCGGTCACAACTACCAGGCCCTGGTGCGCAAGACACCGCAAAAGCCGATCCGTGTGTTCCTCCAGGACGGCGCCAACGACCTCGACAACGTCCATGGCAACTGGCCGCTCGCCAACCTCACGCTCGCGAGCTCCCTCGCGTACGCGGGCTACGACCATCGCTTCGAGTACGGCAAGGGCTTCCACAGCAATCGCCACGGCCGGGCGATCCTGCCTGACACGCTGCGTTGGCTCTGGCGGGATGGGAAGGACACCACCAGGTAGGCTGCAGCCTACGGCCTGTAGCCTGCAGGGGCTGTAGGCCGTCCGTATCCATAAGCCGCAGGCCGTACTTCGTAGGCTGTAGGCTGTAGGCCGCAGGCTGTGGGATCCCTATTTACTCGCCGCCGGATCGAGGTGCCCGCGGCTGCTGTCGCCCATCGTGATCTTGCGGTTCGGGAAGTACTCCGCCCATCGGTCGGACACCAGACGGGCGGTGCCGGAATCGCATTCGACTTCGGCAGGGAACCACGGCTTCATGCGCGCGTCGATCAGGATCGGCGGCGCGTAGCTCACGTGATGGCGCACTACGTGTTGCGCGGCGGCGTGAATGTCTGCCGCCGGCTCGAAGCGCGTGAACGTGGTCCACAGGAAGTTCATCTCGCTCGCCGTCGCACGCAGGGGTTCGTCGCTGAGCACCACCAGTGGCCACTCGCTCAGGGCTGGGTGCTGCACCAATCGCGCCCCGGCGCCGGGTTCGTCGGTGTATCTGGGGCCATCGATCACGAGACAGCCCGGGCAGAACACCCGGACGGTCGCCACCCCCGCGGGCAGCTCCGCCGACTGAAACGCCTGTGGCAGATCGCGCACCGGGTCCCCGAGCCCGAGGAGCACGCCCTTGGATCCCTCGTTCACCTTCGGTCCCGTGTAGTCCAGCGTGTCCATCGAGAGGTTGCCGAGCACGTACAGATCGGTCTCCGGACGGGTCCGCGCGAGGACGTGCATGAGCGTCGCTCGAAAGTCGCGCAGGTCGACGTCGCGATCGGTCAGCAGGAGGAACTTGGTCAGGGCGAGTTGTCCCTCGCCGAGGATGCGGAACGCGCTCCCCATCGCCTCACGGCGATACCGCTCCTTGACGACGGCCGCCGCGAGCGAGTGGTACCCGGTCTCGCCGTAACTCCACAGTTGCCGAACGGCCGGCATGACCAGCGGGAACAACGGCGACAGCAGGTCCTGCAGGAGGTCGCCGATGAAGAAGTCCTCCTGGCGCGGCTTGCCCACCACGGTCGCCGGGTAGATTGCGTCGTGACGATGCGCGAGGCGGCGGACGTTGAATACCGGGTAGTCGTGCTGCAGCGAGTAGTAGCCGTAGTGGTCGCCGAACGGCCCTTCGGGGTGTCGCACGTGCGGGGCGACCTCGCCGATCAGCGCGAATTCCGCGTCGGCGACGAGCGGGTGGGGTGCCATGCCGTGTACGAGCGGCAGCCGGCGCCCGGCGATCAACGACGCGAGCAGCAGTTCGGGCACGTTCTCGGGCAGCGGCGCGATGGCCGATAGGATCAGGGCCGGCGGTCCGCCGAGGAAGGCGCTGACCGGCAAGGCCTGGCCGCGCTGCTCGGCGAGTTGGTAATGGAAGCCGCCACCTTTGCCAATCTGCCAGTGCATCCCG includes:
- the pepF gene encoding oligoendopeptidase F — encoded protein: MTAPVPGLLFDTTFASAPAGSRARPDVPEPERWNLADIFTSWEAWREAYDDLERRVQAYGARKGTLAGGAAALLDALRESDTMGQLAYKVWYFASLAHDEDQRDNQIGARRQQVQLLFAQWRQSTAWFNPEVLALPLETLRGWMDADSGLALYRFMIESLFRQQEHVLDERGEHLLSLATQLTRVPDDAYEALSTADMRFATIELTTGEKVQVTYARYRALLATNRVQTDRARAFEAHHGAFEVSLNTYAALYNGVLQRDWYQARARGYASTLEAALHGDNIPVAVVENLIASARANISAYQRYEKLRRRALRLDTYHLYDGSIPLVDFTEHYPYQQVVEWIVASVAPLGRQYQQRLAAGFESRWVDIYENDGKRSGAYSAPVYGVHPYVLMNYNDTLDAAFTLAHEMGHSMHTVLSHERQPFVYSDYTIFVAEVPSTLSEALLLDYRLSHATDPLERIVLLQHAIDGITGTFFTQVMFADWELQAHRLVEAGEPVTADVLSTLYDTTLRAYHGDAIDYDPLSRLTWARIPHFFGSPYYVYQYATCYASSARLLVGLRDADAATREGTIARYLDLLAAGGSDYPMTLLQRAGIDLADRSTVGAVGALLDTLVDQLEDALGARGLL
- a CDS encoding alpha/beta hydrolase, translated to MGARLLLAGLLLAGWAPAHAQQSAPLTPQALDAALAAAPQGADAERLADRVREWFGGSQRLLAGSAAPKIESLQVAWAIEVPAGATTDTDVPIVESDAVHFTRRLTRIGTTSVYATVASLAHGDAFTWHFTQGTRRLGGGQLEVYETHADSVEHSGVPRGVVTQQAPWKSTIFDGTTRDWWVYVPAQYTAGTPAAVMVFQDGAGVRTFVPTVFDNLIARGEMPVTVGIFIEPGVFADGRRNRSVEYDTLSDKYARFLLEEILPAVEKTVALRHDAAGRAIAGASSGGICAFTAAWERPDAFGKVVSWIGSFTNIASGTSLREGGHNYQALVRKTPQKPIRVFLQDGANDLDNVHGNWPLANLTLASSLAYAGYDHRFEYGKGFHSNRHGRAILPDTLRWLWRDGKDTTR
- a CDS encoding UbiD family decarboxylase; amino-acid sequence: MSTPHPDLRSFLRRIRGDGDLVVVDAPVDARLEVAEIHRRVIAAGGPAILFTRVKGSSFPLVTNLFGTRSRAEQAFGDRPLAFIKGLVRLVQELPPTPARLWEARHLAASAARVGLRRVASGPVTEVMTSDVRLDRLPNLQLWPEDGGPFVTLPLVYTEHPDGHGHNLGMYRMQVHAPACTGMHWQIGKGGGFHYQLAEQRGQALPVSAFLGGPPALILSAIAPLPENVPELLLASLIAGRRLPLVHGMAPHPLVADAEFALIGEVAPHVRHPEGPFGDHYGYYSLQHDYPVFNVRRLAHRHDAIYPATVVGKPRQEDFFIGDLLQDLLSPLFPLVMPAVRQLWSYGETGYHSLAAAVVKERYRREAMGSAFRILGEGQLALTKFLLLTDRDVDLRDFRATLMHVLARTRPETDLYVLGNLSMDTLDYTGPKVNEGSKGVLLGLGDPVRDLPQAFQSAELPAGVATVRVFCPGCLVIDGPRYTDEPGAGARLVQHPALSEWPLVVLSDEPLRATASEMNFLWTTFTRFEPAADIHAAAQHVVRHHVSYAPPILIDARMKPWFPAEVECDSGTARLVSDRWAEYFPNRKITMGDSSRGHLDPAASK